In a genomic window of Holophagaceae bacterium:
- a CDS encoding ABC transporter permease: MNDTASILLPPGPSLLDSVEPPPVSLDQRRSFQARMALVLEVVRTGLAELVAHKLRSFLTLTLLMLGVFALVIMTSVMDGVVDKISTGFSGLSFDGTVMLTPKDPETTEEQKRFAMSPGLRYEDLSRLTAPDAKVLAFLPRAYKQTPVRVLGGTERTFAIGVTPDYFPWMNRRIGMGRGLTEDDSKRRSAVAVVGSSIASKLFGGADPVGRTVRLEGQSFLIVGVLAPLQVMSDDTWLDGNGVLMPLEAYMDRMDTSHKLSQVAVKLKSNKDVDEVGAMLLSRAKQAHHGIEDIEVADLGAELVRAYQQFKDQIWGWQVVLQSLAATVLLVGGVGVLSVMLISFSDRRFEIGLRKALGASDHEIFIQFLLEAVVLAALGATGGTLGGTMVCKALSANFPYGLVVNPIGLVIAWAVALGLALIFGLYPALKASRLSPMEAMR; this comes from the coding sequence ATGAATGACACGGCCTCCATCCTCCTGCCGCCGGGCCCCAGCCTGTTGGACAGCGTCGAGCCGCCGCCGGTTTCCCTCGATCAACGCCGTTCCTTCCAGGCGCGCATGGCCCTGGTGCTGGAAGTGGTCCGCACTGGGCTGGCGGAACTCGTGGCCCACAAACTGCGAAGCTTCCTGACGCTGACGCTGTTGATGCTCGGCGTCTTCGCGCTGGTGATCATGACCTCCGTGATGGACGGCGTGGTGGACAAGATCAGCACCGGATTTTCCGGCCTCAGTTTCGATGGCACGGTGATGCTGACGCCCAAGGACCCGGAGACCACTGAAGAGCAGAAGCGTTTTGCCATGAGCCCCGGCCTCCGGTACGAGGATCTCTCGCGGCTCACGGCGCCCGATGCCAAAGTGCTGGCCTTCCTTCCACGCGCCTACAAGCAGACGCCCGTGCGCGTCCTCGGCGGCACGGAGCGCACCTTCGCCATCGGCGTGACTCCGGACTATTTTCCTTGGATGAACCGCCGCATCGGAATGGGGCGCGGGCTCACGGAAGACGATTCCAAGCGCCGCAGCGCGGTCGCGGTGGTGGGTTCGAGCATCGCCTCGAAACTATTCGGCGGCGCTGATCCGGTGGGCCGCACCGTCCGGCTCGAAGGGCAGAGCTTTCTCATCGTCGGCGTCCTGGCGCCTTTGCAGGTGATGAGCGACGACACTTGGCTCGATGGCAATGGCGTGCTCATGCCGTTGGAAGCCTACATGGACCGCATGGACACCAGCCACAAGCTGAGCCAGGTGGCGGTGAAACTGAAATCCAACAAGGATGTGGATGAAGTTGGCGCCATGCTCCTGAGCCGCGCCAAGCAGGCCCACCACGGCATCGAAGACATCGAGGTGGCGGACCTGGGCGCCGAACTGGTGCGCGCCTACCAGCAGTTCAAGGACCAGATCTGGGGCTGGCAGGTGGTGTTGCAGAGCCTCGCGGCCACGGTGCTGCTGGTGGGAGGCGTGGGCGTGCTGAGCGTCATGCTCATCAGCTTCAGCGACCGCCGCTTCGAGATCGGCCTCCGGAAAGCGCTCGGAGCTTCGGACCATGAGATTTTCATCCAGTTCCTGCTGGAAGCCGTGGTGCTGGCGGCGCTTGGCGCCACCGGCGGGACCCTTGGCGGAACCATGGTCTGCAAGGCCCTGTCCGCCAATTTTCCTTATGGCCTCGTGGTGAATCCCATCGGCCTGGTCATCGCATGGGCCGTGGCCCTGGGCCTGGCGCTCATCTTCGGCCTCTACCCGGCGCTGAAAGCTTCGCGCCTGAGCCCCATGGAAGCCATGCGGTGA
- a CDS encoding ABC transporter permease produces MGTGAFRLRLESAWTEIRENLGRSSLQTLGIVLGVASVLGGFSITDSFRKRSETLYVKLGGLDKLNVQPNNIGNDGTRSALQNANLGLRGQDMEDGRDLDPVQVEGVSVQRNARARVRSAFADQERRVLGINGDYLAIEGYSIAQGRGFSQTDVGSASAVAVLGSEAYQTYFPSGGGLGAVIRVGDVPVTVVGVLQERVFRFRDTPGQGNMFRRKNRIIALPATLVQQRMQGDSYQRVDRLTFRIPKVDTIEAFAKSLTSVLKVNHRLQDDFRLDDVAARERKRRDTGDAYDIIFMLSGVLALLGGGIVNVNIQLASLKERVREVGVKMAIGAAGKEIFKEFMTEALLLTALGSTVGLGVGVAFSWFITHYIGVPLGMELGSFAWAFALAIAFGFLFALVPAWKASRLSPMGGPAL; encoded by the coding sequence ATGGGCACTGGAGCCTTCCGCCTGCGGCTGGAATCTGCCTGGACTGAGATTCGGGAGAACCTGGGGCGTTCAAGCCTGCAAACCCTCGGCATCGTGCTGGGCGTGGCATCGGTGCTGGGCGGATTCTCCATCACCGATTCTTTCCGGAAGCGGAGCGAAACGCTCTACGTGAAGCTCGGCGGCCTGGACAAGCTCAATGTCCAGCCCAACAACATCGGCAACGACGGCACGCGCTCCGCCCTGCAGAATGCCAACCTCGGGCTGCGCGGCCAGGATATGGAGGATGGCCGCGACTTGGATCCGGTCCAGGTGGAGGGCGTGAGCGTGCAGCGCAACGCCCGTGCACGGGTGCGATCGGCCTTCGCGGACCAGGAGCGGCGCGTGCTCGGCATCAATGGCGACTACCTGGCCATCGAAGGCTACAGCATCGCCCAAGGACGCGGTTTTTCACAAACGGACGTCGGCAGCGCCTCGGCGGTGGCGGTGCTCGGCAGCGAGGCCTACCAGACCTATTTCCCTTCCGGTGGCGGCCTGGGCGCCGTGATCCGCGTGGGAGATGTTCCCGTGACGGTCGTGGGCGTGCTCCAGGAGCGCGTCTTCCGGTTCCGCGACACGCCGGGACAGGGCAACATGTTCCGCCGGAAGAACCGGATCATCGCCTTGCCCGCGACCCTGGTGCAGCAGCGCATGCAGGGGGACAGCTATCAGCGGGTGGACCGGCTCACCTTCAGGATCCCGAAGGTGGACACCATCGAGGCTTTCGCGAAAAGCCTCACGTCGGTCCTGAAGGTCAACCATCGCCTGCAGGATGATTTCCGCCTGGATGACGTGGCGGCGAGGGAACGCAAGCGGCGGGACACCGGCGACGCCTACGACATCATCTTCATGCTGAGCGGGGTGCTGGCCCTGTTGGGCGGCGGCATCGTGAATGTGAACATCCAATTGGCTTCGCTGAAGGAGCGTGTCCGCGAAGTGGGCGTGAAGATGGCCATCGGAGCCGCCGGCAAAGAGATCTTCAAGGAATTCATGACCGAGGCGCTTCTGCTCACGGCGCTCGGAAGCACTGTCGGGCTCGGTGTCGGCGTGGCCTTCTCCTGGTTCATCACCCACTACATCGGCGTTCCGCTCGGCATGGAACTGGGCAGCTTCGCATGGGCCTTTGCCCTGGCCATCGCTTTCGGATTCCTGTTCGCACTGGTTCCGGCATGGAAGGCTTCGAGGCTGTCACCAATGGGAGGCCCTGCGCTATGA
- a CDS encoding ABC transporter ATP-binding protein: MSTIIQTTALTKTFGSNGTAVHALRGIDLSVAKGEFVALIGPSGSGKSTLMAIVGCLDAPTSGAYSLDGMEVQGLSGGELARIRNTKIGFVFQSYNLMPKASILRNVELPMLYAGVGGRERRERAMALLEKVGMPEKAKVLPGSLSGGQRQRVAIARALANGPALLLADEPTGALDSHTGAEVLALFQELNAAGNTLVLVTHDPSIAALAQRRVEIRDGLIAGAA, translated from the coding sequence ATGTCCACCATCATCCAGACCACGGCGCTGACCAAGACTTTCGGATCCAACGGCACCGCCGTCCACGCGCTGCGGGGCATCGACCTCTCGGTGGCCAAGGGTGAATTCGTGGCCCTCATCGGGCCTTCGGGCTCAGGGAAATCCACCCTCATGGCGATCGTCGGCTGCCTGGATGCGCCCACGAGCGGCGCCTACTCGCTCGACGGAATGGAGGTTCAGGGCCTTTCGGGCGGCGAGCTGGCACGCATCCGCAACACGAAGATCGGTTTCGTCTTCCAGAGCTACAACCTGATGCCCAAGGCCAGCATCCTGCGCAATGTGGAGCTGCCCATGCTCTATGCCGGCGTGGGCGGAAGGGAGCGCCGAGAGCGGGCGATGGCACTGCTGGAAAAGGTCGGGATGCCCGAAAAAGCGAAGGTGCTCCCAGGCAGCCTCAGCGGCGGGCAGCGGCAGCGCGTGGCCATCGCGCGGGCCCTGGCCAACGGGCCCGCCCTGCTGCTGGCGGATGAACCCACCGGAGCGCTGGATTCCCATACCGGCGCGGAGGTTCTGGCGCTCTTCCAGGAATTGAATGCCGCGGGCAACACGCTGGTGCTGGTGACGCATGATCCATCCATCGCGGCTCTGGCCCAGCGCCGGGTCGAGATCCGCGATGGCCTCATCGCAGGAGCTGCGTGA
- a CDS encoding efflux RND transporter periplasmic adaptor subunit, with product MNKRWWIFGVIALVIVGGILFAKSGGKDKGGKSGDTPFRIGKVQAEDLQVSVREVGIVDPYTKVDVKSTVSGRVVGLKVREGAMVKRNQVMAEVEPDVTQAQSLSEVQSSLGTAQLNLKDAERQFLTQKALADQGLIGGEAYKDAVMKRDLARDAFKSAQTRFQIVEDRGIPINGNASTQIARVAAPMDGVVIKRGVELGDTITSGVSSFNAGTVVFTVADLKSLIIRVNLNEVDIAKVALGQSVRISLDAYPQRTFTGKVRFVAPAAELLEKIKVFKVEIALDELSESFRTGMSANVEILGEKRVNAISVPLEALQRKDGETVVFRLKKNLAPEDLKRAKDGLSGRMKFIWLSDHWKEYFDAVPVKAGVATLERVEILSGLAKDDQVSLEDVSKKKVEKDDENN from the coding sequence ATGAATAAACGGTGGTGGATATTCGGTGTCATTGCCTTGGTGATCGTGGGGGGCATTCTTTTCGCCAAGAGCGGCGGCAAAGACAAAGGAGGGAAGTCCGGAGACACGCCGTTCCGCATCGGCAAGGTCCAGGCCGAAGATCTCCAGGTGAGCGTGCGCGAGGTGGGCATCGTGGACCCCTACACCAAGGTGGACGTGAAGAGCACCGTATCGGGCCGCGTGGTGGGCTTGAAAGTCCGCGAGGGCGCCATGGTGAAGCGGAACCAGGTGATGGCTGAAGTGGAACCAGACGTCACCCAGGCCCAAAGCCTTTCCGAAGTCCAGAGCAGCCTGGGCACAGCCCAACTGAACCTCAAGGACGCCGAGCGCCAATTCCTCACCCAGAAAGCGCTTGCTGATCAGGGACTGATCGGCGGAGAAGCCTACAAAGACGCGGTCATGAAACGGGACCTGGCCCGGGATGCTTTCAAATCGGCGCAAACCCGGTTCCAGATCGTGGAGGACCGGGGCATCCCCATCAATGGAAACGCTTCCACGCAGATCGCACGGGTGGCCGCCCCCATGGATGGCGTGGTCATCAAGCGGGGCGTCGAGCTTGGCGACACCATCACCAGCGGCGTCTCGAGCTTCAATGCGGGCACGGTGGTGTTCACCGTGGCGGATCTCAAGAGTCTGATCATCCGCGTGAATCTCAACGAGGTCGATATCGCCAAGGTCGCCCTGGGCCAGTCCGTGCGCATCAGCCTGGACGCCTACCCGCAGAGGACCTTCACGGGCAAGGTCCGCTTCGTGGCCCCGGCCGCGGAATTGCTGGAAAAAATCAAGGTCTTCAAGGTGGAGATCGCCCTGGATGAGCTCAGCGAATCCTTCAGGACCGGCATGAGCGCCAACGTCGAAATCCTGGGGGAAAAGCGCGTCAATGCGATATCCGTCCCCCTGGAGGCTTTGCAGCGCAAGGACGGAGAGACCGTGGTCTTCCGCCTGAAAAAGAATCTGGCTCCCGAAGACTTGAAGCGCGCGAAAGATGGGTTGTCGGGCCGCATGAAGTTCATCTGGCTGTCGGACCACTGGAAGGAATACTTCGACGCCGTGCCCGTGAAGGCCGGTGTGGCGACGCTGGAGCGCGTCGAGATCCTGAGCGGCCTTGCCAAGGACGACCAGGTGAGCCTGGAAGACGTAAGCAAGAAGAAGGTCGAAAAGGATGACGAGAACAACTAG
- a CDS encoding thiamine pyrophosphate-dependent dehydrogenase E1 component subunit alpha, producing MDRSTALHLYETMLLTRLVEERLVKLFRQGHTMGSVYRSLGQEATACATALALGPQDVIGPMIRNLGSMLARGVTPKEIFLQYLGRAVGPSGGREHNNHFGSVARGIIAPTSMLGALIPVMAGVALSFQQKQEPRVAMTWIGDGGSSTGAFSEGLNFAVVQKLPLIVVGELNGFAYSTSPDKQMKGHMRERSQGASTMVVDGNNSLEVLESSKRARQICLDGGGPVFLVCETFRMKGHAEHDDQRYVDPGLLETWSRKDPVAHLEAWLRGQGWLPGPEYPGHLEGTVERQAEEALCAEKAGA from the coding sequence ATGGACCGATCCACGGCCTTGCACCTGTACGAAACGATGCTGCTCACGCGGCTGGTCGAAGAGCGGCTGGTCAAGCTCTTCCGCCAGGGCCATACCATGGGCAGCGTCTACCGCAGCCTGGGCCAGGAAGCCACCGCCTGCGCCACGGCGCTGGCCTTGGGTCCGCAGGATGTCATCGGCCCCATGATCCGGAACCTGGGTTCCATGCTGGCCCGCGGTGTGACCCCCAAGGAGATTTTCCTTCAATACCTGGGGCGGGCCGTAGGACCCAGCGGCGGCCGGGAGCACAACAATCATTTCGGCAGCGTGGCCCGGGGCATCATCGCCCCGACCTCCATGCTCGGCGCGCTCATTCCTGTCATGGCGGGCGTCGCGCTCAGTTTTCAGCAGAAGCAGGAACCCAGGGTCGCCATGACCTGGATCGGGGATGGCGGATCCTCCACCGGCGCCTTTTCCGAAGGCCTGAATTTCGCCGTGGTCCAGAAACTCCCCCTCATCGTGGTCGGCGAATTGAACGGGTTCGCCTATTCCACGTCCCCCGACAAGCAGATGAAGGGGCACATGCGCGAACGGTCCCAGGGCGCCAGCACGATGGTGGTGGATGGAAACAATTCCTTGGAGGTGCTGGAATCCTCCAAGCGGGCGCGGCAGATCTGCCTGGATGGCGGCGGCCCCGTGTTCCTGGTATGCGAAACCTTCCGCATGAAGGGCCATGCGGAACACGACGACCAGCGCTACGTGGACCCGGGCCTGCTTGAGACCTGGTCCAGGAAAGACCCCGTCGCCCACCTCGAAGCCTGGCTTAGAGGCCAGGGTTGGCTCCCCGGGCCGGAATACCCGGGGCACCTCGAAGGAACGGTCGAACGCCAGGCCGAGGAAGCCCTGTGCGCGGAAAAAGCAGGGGCTTGA
- a CDS encoding GNAT family N-acetyltransferase encodes MLKLRPAIPEDAPLILQYIRELAEYERDPQAAIATEADILRHAFSDNPLIHVVLAEWEGQPAGFALYFFNFSTWQGKPGLYLEDLFVRPPFRGFGIGKALLKHLARIAVDHGCTRYVWQVLDWNEPSIRFYEAMGARLMKDWITCRVDGEALRRMAEGAP; translated from the coding sequence ATGCTCAAGCTCCGGCCCGCCATCCCAGAAGATGCTCCCCTGATCCTCCAGTACATCCGCGAGTTGGCGGAATACGAGCGGGATCCCCAAGCCGCCATTGCCACCGAAGCGGACATCCTGCGCCATGCCTTTTCAGACAATCCGCTCATCCATGTGGTGCTGGCCGAGTGGGAAGGCCAGCCCGCGGGTTTCGCGCTCTACTTTTTCAATTTCAGCACCTGGCAGGGGAAGCCGGGGCTGTACCTGGAGGATCTTTTCGTCCGGCCGCCTTTCCGCGGCTTCGGCATCGGCAAGGCCCTGCTCAAGCATTTGGCGCGCATCGCCGTGGACCACGGCTGCACCCGCTACGTGTGGCAAGTCCTGGACTGGAATGAACCGAGCATCAGGTTCTATGAAGCCATGGGCGCCCGGCTGATGAAGGATTGGATCACCTGCCGGGTGGATGGCGAAGCCTTGAGGCGGATGGCCGAAGGCGCCCCGTGA
- a CDS encoding HD domain-containing protein has protein sequence MKEGPGPIRQALARVSEALAPGAQVVVVGGWVRDHLLGREAGDMDLATALMPEDVMRRARAAGLKALPTGLQHGTVTVLADGHGFEITTFRGDGDYRDGRHPESVHLGVSLQEDLARRDFTINAMALPVESLEGAEATERVIDPFGGKSDLEERLIRAVGDPLKRFAEDGLRPLRACRFASQLGFGIEKATLSAIPKRLDVSAKVSVERVFVEWTKLLCGLEPKRGLQLLADSGLLDLWLPELRPMLGCAQNRHHRFPVWEHTLETVAFAPPEPALRWAALLHDVGKPPTRTEDGGSGVHFYGHEALSLEIASIIFARLKVGHAFTREVLALVRHHGTHPTAEWSDAACRRFLGKLSEDGLPLEQWGRFRIADQLAKGFGEDLNRLEHQKVMERLGRLAEARPPLSASALALDGKALMALAGRRGGPWVGLLQKHLLEAVIEDPDRNTPEELRRRALAWLADSGR, from the coding sequence GTGAAGGAAGGCCCGGGTCCCATCCGGCAGGCGCTCGCCCGCGTGTCCGAGGCTCTGGCGCCAGGGGCGCAAGTGGTGGTGGTGGGCGGCTGGGTCCGCGATCACTTGTTGGGGCGCGAGGCCGGGGATATGGATCTGGCCACGGCGCTGATGCCGGAAGACGTGATGCGGCGCGCCAGGGCGGCTGGGCTGAAAGCCTTGCCCACCGGGCTCCAGCACGGCACGGTGACGGTTCTAGCGGATGGCCATGGATTCGAGATCACGACCTTTCGCGGCGATGGGGACTACCGCGACGGGCGCCACCCCGAATCCGTGCACCTGGGCGTGAGCCTCCAGGAGGACCTGGCCCGCCGCGATTTCACGATCAATGCCATGGCGTTGCCCGTGGAATCCCTGGAGGGGGCTGAAGCAACCGAGCGGGTCATCGACCCCTTCGGCGGGAAAAGCGATCTCGAGGAACGCCTGATCAGGGCGGTGGGCGATCCATTGAAACGCTTCGCCGAGGATGGCCTCCGCCCCTTGCGGGCCTGCCGCTTCGCCTCGCAACTGGGTTTCGGGATCGAGAAAGCCACGCTGTCCGCGATTCCGAAGCGGTTGGATGTGTCAGCCAAAGTGTCCGTGGAGCGGGTTTTCGTGGAATGGACCAAACTGCTCTGCGGGCTTGAACCCAAGCGCGGGCTGCAACTCCTGGCCGATTCGGGGCTGTTGGACCTCTGGTTGCCCGAGTTGAGGCCCATGCTCGGCTGCGCCCAGAACCGCCACCATCGATTTCCGGTCTGGGAACATACGCTGGAAACCGTCGCCTTCGCTCCTCCGGAACCTGCGTTGCGCTGGGCGGCGCTCCTGCACGATGTGGGCAAGCCGCCCACGCGGACCGAGGATGGCGGCAGCGGCGTGCACTTCTATGGCCACGAGGCGCTTTCGCTGGAAATCGCTTCCATCATTTTCGCGCGCTTGAAAGTCGGCCACGCCTTCACCCGGGAGGTCCTGGCCCTGGTGCGCCACCATGGAACCCACCCCACGGCCGAATGGAGCGATGCGGCCTGCCGACGCTTTCTCGGCAAGCTATCGGAAGATGGGCTGCCGTTGGAACAATGGGGCCGCTTTCGAATCGCCGACCAGTTGGCGAAGGGATTCGGCGAGGACCTCAACCGCCTTGAACACCAAAAAGTGATGGAGCGCCTCGGGCGGCTCGCCGAGGCCAGGCCTCCCTTGAGCGCCTCCGCCTTGGCCTTGGACGGCAAGGCCCTCATGGCTCTTGCCGGGAGGCGCGGCGGACCCTGGGTGGGCCTGCTTCAAAAACACCTGCTGGAGGCGGTGATCGAGGATCCCGATCGGAACACGCCCGAGGAACTCCGGCGTCGCGCCCTGGCATGGCTGGCGGATTCTGGACGCTAG
- a CDS encoding 2-C-methyl-D-erythritol 2,4-cyclodiphosphate synthase produces MIRVGSGFDVHRFADPGAGRPLMLMGIQVPFDRGLEGHSDADVMLHALMDALLGAAGLGDIGQHFPDTDAAFKDSDSARLLERVMDELRNRGWRVENADVCLIGERPRIGPYRQAMRERIAPILGIGAEALNVKATTTERLGFTGRGEGLAAQAVALLQRLG; encoded by the coding sequence TTGATCAGGGTCGGTTCTGGATTCGATGTCCATCGCTTCGCGGATCCAGGAGCCGGGCGCCCCCTGATGCTCATGGGAATCCAGGTGCCCTTCGACCGCGGCCTCGAAGGGCACAGCGATGCGGATGTCATGCTCCACGCGCTCATGGATGCGCTGTTGGGCGCCGCGGGACTCGGGGACATCGGCCAGCACTTTCCGGATACCGATGCGGCATTCAAGGATTCGGATTCTGCGCGACTGCTGGAGCGCGTCATGGACGAGCTGCGGAACCGCGGGTGGCGGGTGGAAAACGCGGATGTCTGCCTCATCGGCGAAAGGCCCAGAATCGGCCCCTACCGCCAGGCCATGCGGGAACGGATCGCGCCCATCCTGGGCATCGGCGCCGAAGCCTTGAACGTGAAAGCCACCACCACCGAAAGGCTGGGATTCACCGGACGCGGCGAAGGCCTGGCGGCCCAGGCCGTGGCGCTCCTCCAACGCTTGGGATAG
- a CDS encoding FHA domain-containing protein: MPQRHQMLLRDRHGFERTLLLNRAVTLGRQNHCDIVLTDSMISRAHLRIEMEEGQWWIEDLKSSHGSFMDDKPITRVPWKAGDTVRLADGAYFITLKSETQAATEVNMQAILQTAQLLAEDAELDDILDQSLERLLSISGTDRGFIMLLEGGELEAKVQRGLGKELERSIQLSMSSVHSVFERGEPIWIHNVSDNEKLMSQQSILDLQLKTILCLPLTLKGKRIGVAYLDSKRIITEPVDRPIFEAIVSLCAIAIERARLSEDNLRNQVLATVGQVASSIVHDFKNALFVVRGHAELLEVLNPDEKSKHHVSKILEAVQRLGEMSMDVLDYAKVREPRRQKVDLTPFLTNMVDAIRPHAGDLGVQLTCDEAPCAANLDPARFARVIENLLANAMDAVAEKAGEGKVSLTWERVTGGVQIRVTDNGKGIPRKIQRRIFEPFFSYGKKMGTGLGMATVKKIIEEHGGSIEVRSEEGEGTVVILTIPDHVNAKENTGGLSSTGQNRSLRRTNPPTPSPGSVRSI, encoded by the coding sequence TTGCCCCAGCGCCACCAGATGCTTCTCAGGGACCGCCACGGGTTCGAGCGGACGCTGCTGCTGAACCGGGCGGTGACACTCGGGCGGCAGAACCACTGCGACATCGTGCTCACGGACAGCATGATCAGCCGCGCCCATCTCCGCATCGAAATGGAAGAGGGCCAGTGGTGGATCGAGGACCTGAAGTCCTCGCACGGCAGCTTCATGGACGACAAGCCCATCACCCGCGTCCCCTGGAAGGCCGGCGACACCGTCCGGCTGGCGGACGGCGCCTACTTCATCACCCTCAAATCCGAAACCCAGGCCGCCACCGAAGTGAACATGCAGGCCATCCTGCAGACCGCGCAACTGCTGGCCGAAGACGCCGAGCTGGACGACATCCTGGACCAGTCCCTGGAGCGGCTGCTCTCGATTTCCGGCACGGACCGGGGCTTCATCATGCTGCTGGAGGGCGGCGAACTCGAGGCCAAGGTGCAGCGCGGCCTGGGCAAGGAGCTGGAGCGCAGCATCCAACTGTCCATGTCGAGCGTGCATTCGGTGTTCGAGCGGGGCGAGCCCATCTGGATCCACAACGTCTCGGACAATGAAAAGCTCATGAGCCAGCAGTCGATCCTGGATCTGCAGCTCAAGACCATTCTCTGCCTGCCCCTCACCCTCAAGGGGAAGCGCATCGGCGTGGCCTACCTGGACTCCAAGCGCATCATCACAGAACCCGTGGACCGGCCGATTTTCGAGGCCATCGTCTCCCTCTGCGCCATCGCCATCGAACGGGCGCGGCTTTCCGAGGACAACCTGCGCAACCAGGTGCTCGCCACCGTGGGCCAGGTGGCCAGCAGCATCGTGCATGATTTCAAGAACGCCCTGTTCGTGGTCCGGGGCCATGCGGAGCTGCTCGAGGTCCTGAACCCCGACGAGAAATCCAAGCACCATGTGTCCAAGATCCTCGAAGCGGTCCAGCGCCTGGGCGAAATGAGCATGGATGTGCTGGACTATGCGAAGGTCAGGGAACCCCGGCGCCAGAAGGTCGACCTCACGCCCTTCCTCACCAACATGGTGGACGCCATCCGGCCCCACGCCGGGGACCTGGGTGTGCAACTGACCTGCGACGAAGCTCCCTGCGCCGCGAACCTGGATCCAGCACGCTTCGCGCGGGTCATCGAGAACCTGCTAGCCAACGCCATGGACGCGGTGGCGGAGAAGGCCGGCGAGGGCAAGGTGTCCTTGACCTGGGAGCGGGTGACCGGAGGCGTGCAGATCCGCGTGACGGACAACGGCAAAGGCATCCCCCGCAAAATCCAGCGCAGGATTTTCGAGCCGTTCTTCAGCTACGGGAAGAAGATGGGCACGGGCCTCGGCATGGCCACGGTCAAGAAGATCATCGAAGAGCACGGCGGGTCCATCGAGGTGAGAAGCGAGGAAGGCGAGGGGACGGTGGTGATCCTGACCATCCCCGACCATGTCAACGCCAAGGAGAACACCGGCGGCCTTTCGAGCACCGGCCAGAACCGCTCCCTGCGCAGGACCAATCCCCCCACGCCGAGCCCCGGCAGCGTGAGGAGCATTTGA
- the ruvB gene encoding Holliday junction branch migration DNA helicase RuvB, with protein sequence MDHQRHPDLDAFQPEEGEYSLRPRRLGEYIGQEKIKARLEIALQAAQLRGEVLDHVLLFGPPGLGKTTLAHVLANEMSVSCKVIQAPALEKKGDLAAILTNLEEGEFLFIDEIHRLPAAIEELLYSAMEDRKLDILIGQGPSAQTLKVDLRPFTLVGATTRAGLISKPLHDRFGMVHRLDYYSRTELTVIADRSAKVLKIELAAEGGVAIARRSRGTPRICNRLLRRCRDYAEVKGQGIITSDIADACLKLHEVDDLGLDGLDRDYLEALCGKFKGGPVGVRTLAAALGEGDGGALEDLVEPYLMQIGFLDRTQQGRRATEAAYSYLGIKPSPGPLFG encoded by the coding sequence GTGGATCATCAGCGACATCCCGATTTGGACGCTTTCCAACCCGAGGAAGGCGAATATTCCCTCAGGCCCAGGCGCCTGGGGGAATACATCGGCCAGGAAAAGATTAAGGCGAGGCTCGAAATCGCCCTCCAGGCGGCCCAGCTCCGCGGCGAAGTGCTGGATCACGTGCTGCTGTTCGGCCCGCCGGGGCTCGGCAAGACGACCCTCGCCCATGTGCTGGCCAACGAGATGAGCGTCTCCTGCAAAGTGATTCAGGCCCCGGCCCTGGAAAAAAAGGGCGACTTGGCCGCGATCCTGACGAACCTGGAGGAAGGCGAATTCCTGTTCATCGATGAGATCCACCGGCTGCCGGCGGCCATCGAGGAACTGCTGTATTCGGCCATGGAGGACCGGAAGCTGGACATCCTCATCGGCCAGGGGCCTTCGGCGCAGACGCTGAAGGTGGATCTCCGCCCCTTCACGCTGGTGGGCGCGACCACGCGCGCCGGGCTCATCTCCAAGCCCCTCCACGACCGCTTCGGCATGGTGCACCGGCTGGACTACTACAGCCGGACGGAACTGACGGTCATCGCGGACCGCAGCGCGAAGGTCCTGAAGATCGAGCTGGCCGCCGAAGGCGGCGTGGCCATCGCCCGGCGTTCCAGAGGTACGCCGCGCATCTGCAACCGCCTGCTGCGCCGGTGCCGGGACTATGCCGAAGTGAAGGGGCAGGGCATCATTACCTCCGACATCGCGGATGCCTGCCTCAAGCTGCACGAAGTGGACGACCTGGGCCTGGACGGCCTGGACCGCGACTACCTCGAAGCCCTCTGCGGCAAGTTCAAGGGCGGTCCGGTGGGTGTGCGCACGTTGGCCGCCGCATTGGGTGAAGGCGATGGCGGCGCGTTGGAAGATCTGGTGGAGCCCTACCTCATGCAGATCGGCTTCCTAGACCGCACCCAGCAGGGCCGGCGGGCCACGGAGGCGGCCTACTCCTACCTGGGCATCAAACCCAGCCCGGGACCGCTGTTCGGATGA